From Penicillium digitatum chromosome 5, complete sequence, one genomic window encodes:
- a CDS encoding 60S ribosomal protein uL18 — MPFTKTVKNNAYFSRFQTKYRRRREGKTDYYARKRLITQAKNKYNAPKYRMVVRFTNRDIVTQIVYSEVTGDKVFASAYAHELPKYGIDQGLTNWAAAYATGLLLARRVLKKLNLDEQFKGVEEVTGEHTLTEAIETDDGERRPFKAFLDVGLVRTSTGNRVFAAMKGASDGGIFIPHSDRRFPGYDIESEELDAETLKNYIHGSHVSEYMETLADEDEERYKSQFIKYIENEIDAGDLEEIYADAHKAIREDPFKADENAGPKKTKEEWKAESKKYKVNRLTHAERKARVEEKIRKLAA, encoded by the exons ATG CCTTTCACCAAGACCGTCAAGAACAACGCCTACTTCAG TCGCTTCCAGACTAAGTACCGCCGCCGCCGCGAGGGTAAGACCGACTACTATGCTCGCAAGCGCCTGATCACCCAGGCCAAGAACAAGTACAATGCGCCCAAGTACCGCATGGTTGTTCGCTTCACCAACCGCGACATCGTCACCCAGATCGTCTACTCTGAGGTCACCGGTGACAAGGTTTTCGCCTCGGCCTACGCTCACGAGCTCCCCAAGTACGGCATCGACCAGGGTCTTACCAACTGGGCTGCCGCCTACGCTACCGGTCTGCTCCTTGCCCGTCGTGTCCTGAAGAAGCTCAACCTTGACGAGCAGTTCAAGGGTGTCGAGGAGGTTACCGGTGAGCACACTCTCACTGAGGCCATCGAGACCGACGATGGCGAGCGCCGCCCCTTCAAGGCCTTCCTCGATGTTGGTCTCGTCCGCACCTCCACCGGTAACCGTGTCTTCGCTGCCATGAAGGGTGCCTCCGACGGTGGTATCTTCATCCCCCACTCCGACCGCCGTTTCCCCGGCTACGACATCGAGTCCGAGGAGCTCGACGCTGAGACCCTCAAGAACTACATCCACGGTTCCCACGTCTCTGAGTACATGGAGACCCTTgccgatgaggatgaggagcgCTACAAGTCCCAGTTCATCAAGTACATTGAGAACGAGATCGATGCTGGTGACCTCGAGGAGATCTACGCTGATGCCCACAAGGCCATCCGTGAGGACCCCTTCAAGGCCGATGAGAATGCTGGTcccaagaagaccaaggaGGAGTGGAAGGCTGAGTCCAAGAAGTACAAGGTCAACCGCCTCACCCACGCCGAGCGCAAGGCTCGCGTCGAGGAGAAGATCCGCAAGCTTGCTGCTTAA
- a CDS encoding Histidine phosphatase superfamily, clade-1: protein MQLYLIRHAETVHNVGKVLAGTTDSALTNHGMAQINCLAQHFVSNSTQFMTVFSSDLSRARITAEGVCRAQVLPSGEIPLQPILTGNLREKDYGSMEGRFWKTSPPLPRPQDWVTPESKASMRKRVENFFDEHLLPLLMCDPHGRQDIAIVAHGIILQELWAYLMEISNSAVTKSALDFCDTNLTALHRKPVWSNTGYMTILITPHTIERTLLPTAMPCFTLVVLGIDDTKHLANLHRTRGGVGTAAHDTKQRKIDQFFR, encoded by the exons ATGCAGTTATATCTAATTCGCCATGCCGAAACCGTGCATAACGTCGGAAAAGTCCT GGCTGGCACCACTGACTCAGCACTGACCAACCATGGGATGGCTCAGATCAATTGCCTTGCACAGCATTTCGTCTCCAATTCAACCCAATTTATGACGGTGTTCTCTTCCGACTTAAGTCGAGCAAGAATTACAGCTGAGGGAGTTTGCCGTGCACAGGTTTTACCCTCTGGTGAAATACCCTTGCAACCGATATTGACTGGGAATTTAAGAGAGAAAGATTACGGATCGATGGAAGGCCGCTTTTGGAAAACCTCTCCTCCATTGCCAAGGCCTCAAGACTGGGTAACGCCCGAGTCAAAAGCATCAATGAGAAAGAGGGTTGAAAACTTTTTCGACGAGCACCTGCTCCCACTACTGATGTGTGACCCACACGGCCGACAAGATATCGCAATCGTGGCCCACGGCATTATCCTCCAAGAGCTATGGGCATATTTAATGGAGATCTCCAATTCAGCGGTCACCAAATCTGCTCTCGACTTTTGCGACACCAACTTGACTGCGCTTCATAGAAAGCCTGTTTGGTCAAACACCGGCTACATGACGATACTTATTACTCCCCACACAATTGAAAGGACTCTGCTGCCTACTGCCATGCCATGCTTCACGCTTGTTGTTCTGGGCATTGACGATACAAAACATCTTGCCAATCTCCATCGCACTAGGG